The proteins below come from a single Aegilops tauschii subsp. strangulata cultivar AL8/78 chromosome 6, Aet v6.0, whole genome shotgun sequence genomic window:
- the LOC109787501 gene encoding probable LRR receptor-like serine/threonine-protein kinase At1g51820, with the protein MAAPWLLLLLCVAGGVPRVRCQSAPDSTGIELQHLVRYANSTRMQAGKGSSIMSMLSGFISIDCGLSEQSSYVDDATELAYTSDAGSNYNVSAEYIDQSHWRSHRQVLSLRSFPGPPGRRGCYTLPSFVAGTSKYLVRATFMCGDYDGLNKPPIFDLYLGVNFWKTVNISRPDAVHVAEVIAVVPDDSLQVCLVNTRSGTPFISSLELRPLKDTLYPQANATQGLVLLGRHNFGAADLIRYPNDTYDRAWTPYTNPEDQWTTILTSSRVAMEVEDRKPLYDVPSVVMQTAVRPSNTTRNVMWFPWDAEPNHVYPMPGYVQYSIDYAKLYSLFDEKIINFMKFFHTFLTAHMATLITLSPPSSPGLLGAANATTLRPIMEINSTILPPFINAAELFTPISTAGVGTDAQDVSAITAIKAKYQLIKNWVGDPCAPKNLVWDGLNCSYPISRPQRITSVNMSFGGLSGDISSYFANLKAIQYLDLSHNNLTGSIPDGLSQLPSLVLLDLTGNKLSGTIPFGLLIRIQDGNLTLRYDHSPNLCSNSSSCQPMQANRNSKTTGYIAVVVVASVVVVVLVVLLLFFVIRRKQGEPKNEEPANVHNEESDVQSRNRRFTYTELKVVTSNFRRVLGEGGFGLVYDGFLEDGTQVAVKLRSQSSNQGVKEFLTEAQNLTGIHHRNLVSLIGYCKDGEYMALVYEYMSEGDLQHKLRGRDHNDGCLTWRQRLHIVLESAQGLEYLHKACSPPFIHRDVKTSNILLDANLKAKVADFGLMKAFNQDGDTHVSTARVVGTPGYLAPEYATVLELTEKSDVYSFGVVLLEVITGKPPFVQIPQAQPIHIVKWVQQRLSSGDIEGVVDARMQGDYDVIGVWKVADLALECMAQTPAKRPTMTRVIAQLLECLELEESRGTIYTSVSGDTNGIVNTASTSDDPSSSSIMYATTDQPASDVAQSSAALRMGPDYSRASTVAAGPAAR; encoded by the exons ATGGCGGCCCCGTGGTTGCTGCTCCTGCTCTGCGTGGCCGGAGGCGTCCCTCGTGTTCGTTGCCAGAGCGCGCCCGACAGCACTGGTATTGAGCTCCAACATCTCGTACGTTATGCTAATTCAACTCGCATGCAGGCAGGCAAAGGCTCAAGCATCATGTCCATGCTCTCAGGTTTCATCAGCATCGACTGCGGCCTCTCGGAGCAGAGCAGCTACGTGGACGATGCCACCGAGCTGGCCTACACCTCGGACGCCGGCTCCAACTACAACGTCTCGGCCGAGTACATCGACCAGTCCCACTGGAGAAGCCACCGGCAGGTGCTCAGCCTCCGCAGCTTCCCCGGGCCACCGGGGCGGCGCGGCTGCTACACCCTCCCGTCCTTCGTGGCGGGGACGTCCAAGTACCTGGTCCGGGCCACCTTCATGTGCGGCGACTACGACGGTCTCAACAAGCCCCCCATCTTCGACCTCTACCTCGGCGTCAACTTCTGGAAGACGGTGAACATCTCGAGGCCCGACGCGGTGCACGTCGCGGAGGTCATCGCCGTCGTCCCGGACGACTCCCTGCAGGTCTGCCTGGTGAACACGCGGTCCGGGACGCCCTTCATCTCGTCGCTGGAGCTGAGGCCGCTCAAGGACACGCTGTACCCGCAGGCGAACGCGACGCAGGGGCTGGTGCTCCTCGGCCGGCACAACTTCGGCGCCGCCGATCTGATCAGGTACCCGAACGACACGTACGACCGTGCGTGGACCCCGTACACCAACCCGGAGGACCAGTGGACTACCATCTTGACGTCGTCCAGGGTGGCCATGGAGGTTGAGGATCGCAAGCCGCTCTACGACGTGCCCTCGGTGGTGATGCAGACTGCCGTTCGGCCAAGCAACACCACCAGGAACGTCATGTGGTTCCCCTGGGACGCCGAGCCCAACCACGTCTATCCCATGCCTGGGTACGTACAGTACTCGATTGATTATGCAAAACTTTACAGCCTTTTTGACGAAAAAATCATAAATTTTATGAAATTCTTTCATACTTTTTTAACAGCACATATG GCGACTTTGATTACCTTGTCACCACCGTCGTCTCCAGGACTACTAGGAGCCGCCAACGCCACGACACTGCGACCGATCATGGAGATCAACTCCACAATACTACCGCCATTCATCAACGCCGCAGAGCTTTTCacccctatttccaccgccgggGTTGGGACCGACGCTCAGGATG TATCTGCCATCACTGCAATCAAGGCTAAGTACCAGTTGATCAAGAACTGGGTGGGTGACCCATGCGCCCCAAAGAACCTAGTGTGGGATGGGCTGAACTGCAGCTATCCCATCTCCAGACCTCAGAGAATCACAAGCGT AAACATGTCATTTGGCGGTTTGAGTGGTGATATATCATCATACTTTGCCAATCTCAAAGCTATCCAGTACCT GGATTTGTCACATAATAACTTGACTGGATCAATTCCTGATGGTCTTTCACAACTACCCTCTCTCGTGCTACT AGATTTGACAGGCAACAAGCTTAGTGGAACGATTCCGTTCGGCCTTCTGATACGAATTCAAGATGGCAACCTAACTCTAAG ATATGACCACAGTCCAAACCTTTGCAGCAACAGCAGTTCTTGCCAGCCTATGCAAGCGAACCGAAACTCTAAAACCACCGGCTACATTGCTGTTGTTGTAGTGGCATCCGTGGttgtagtagtactagtggtacTACTACTCTTTTTCGTAATAAGAAGAAAACAAGGTGAGCCTAAGA ATGAAGAACCGGCAAATGTACATAATGAGGAAAGTGACGTGCAATCGCGCAATCGTCGATTCACATACACGGAACTGAAGGTGGTAACATCCAACTTCCGGCGAGTGCTTGGGGAAGGAGGGTTTGGCCTCGTATATGATGGCTTCTTGGAGGATGGTACTCAAGTTGCAGTCAAGCTGCGGTCTCAATCTTCCAATCAGGGTGTAAAAGAGTTCTTGACAGAG GCACAAAACTTAACAGGGATTCATCACAGGAATCTAGTCAGCCTGATTGGCTATTGCAAGGATGGGGAGTACATGGCCCTTGTATATGAGTATATGTCCGAAGGAGACCTCCAACATAAACTCAGAG GGAGAGATCACAATGATGGATGTTTAACCTGGAGACAGAGGCTCCATATTGTACTGGAGTCCGCGCAAG GGCTCGAGTATCTGCACAAGGCATGTAGCCCGCCTTTCATACACCGGGATGTGAAGACGTCAAACATCCTACTGGATGCAAATCTAAAAGCTAAGGTTGCTGATTTTGGCTTGATGAAGGCTTTCAATCAGGATGGTGATACCCATGTATCCACAGCCAGGGTGGTTGGCACACCAGGCTACCTTGCCCCCGA GTACGCAACAGTCCTAGAGCTCACTGAAAAGAGCGATGTGTACAGCTTTGGTGTCGTGTTGCTGGAGGTGATCACGGGGAAGCCTCCATTCGTGCAAATCCCGCAGGCGCAACCCATTCATATTGTCAAGTGGGTGCAGCAGCGCCTTTCATCTGGGGACATCGAGGGCGTGGTGGATGCACGCATGCAAGGTGACTATGATGTCATCGGCGTGTGGAAGGTCGCCGACCTCGCGCTCGAGTGCATGGCGCAAACTCCCGCGAAGCGACCGACGATGACCCGCGTGATTGCGCAGTTGCTGGAGTGTCTTGAACTCGAGGAGAGCCGCGGCACCATCTACACCAGCGTCAGTGGCGACACGAACGGCATCGTCAACACCGCTAGCACCAGCGATGATCCCAGCTCAAGTTCTATTATGTACGCCACCACCGACCAGCCCGCCTCCGATGTCGCCCAGAGCAGTGCAGCGCTCAGGATGGGGCCTGACTATAGCAGGGCGTCAACGGTGGCCGCCGGTCCTGCAGCACGATGA
- the LOC109787503 gene encoding anthocyanin 5-aromatic acyltransferase-like, with protein sequence MPRRSGNMPPMVRTRSTTAVPRAASGGAELPDPGRLVPLSPFDAFWVALPPVRRVFLFRSLPGVPFSNVVGTLRSSLAQVLPVFHPFAGALTYSPDSRALSIVLPDEWEGGSCGGVTFVEPETDLDFERLVEEAAEHDQDTLGQLVPDIRRDQLPAPVMAAQVTEFVGGGGGVALGVAVHHTAADGRGIWRFFEMWAAAAAGVEVDRVPAGSTPLHDRRLVRFHGDEELARLFLRQIAPNLPTIAPRQDPALDARRRLSRRTFTFAAPAVQRLKQRLAFAANIGTAPSTFAALAVHGWVSIARASGFADDAPVFAAFLADCRAYMSPPAPDTYAGNCVALCMASLSGSELAGPDGPARALVAVREAVAEAKRDPLRDLARWRTKFAAIPPGRAVILAGSPWFPAYGVDFGFGRPARVELASMNHDGEVVLVAGREAGSVQASVSIAAGKMQAFRDVFMAE encoded by the exons ATGCCAAGGAGATCGGGAAACATGCCGCCCATGGTGCGCACGAGGAGCACCACCGCCGTCCCACGCGCCGCCAGCGGCGGCGCGGAGCTCCCGGACCCCGGCCGGCTCGTCCCGCTGTCCCCGTTCGACGCGTTCTGGGTCGCGCTGCCCCCAGTCCGCCGTGTCTTCCTCTTCCGCTCCCTGCCCGGCGTCCCGTTCTCGAACGTCGTcggcaccctcaggtcctccctCGCGCAAGTGCTCCCAGTATTCCACCCCTTCGCCGGCGCACTCACGTACTCGCCGGACTCGCGCGCTCTGTCGATCGTCCTCCCGGACGAGTGGGAGGGCGGCTCCTGCGGCGGCGTCACGTTCGTCGAGCCCGAGACGGACCTCGATTTCGAGCGGCTCGTCGAGGAGGCGGCAGAACACGACCAGGACACTCTCGGACAGCTTGTCCCGGACATCCGCCGTGACCAGCTCCCGGCGCCCGTGATGGCCGCGCAG GTGACGGAgttcgtcggcggcggcggtggcgtggcACTGGGGGTGGCCGTGCACCATACGGCGGCGGACGGACGCGGCATTTGGCGGTTCTTTGAGATGtgggcggcggcagcggccggtGTTGAGGTTGACCGGGTACCCGCCGGGTCGACTCCGCTGCATGACCGGAGGCTGGTGCGGTTCCACGGCGACGAAGAGCTCGCCCGGCTGTTCTTGCGGCAAATCGCCCCGAACTTGCCCACG ATAGCTCCGAGGCAAGATCCCGCGCTCGACGCCCGGCGTCGTCTCAGCCGGCGAACCTTCACCTTCGCCGCGCCCGCGGTGCAGCGTCTCAAGCAGAGGCTCGCGTTCGCGGCGAACATCGGCACGGCGCCGTCCACCTTCGCCGCCCTGGCGGTGCACGGGTGGGTGTCCATCGCGCGCGCCAGCGGCTTCGCCGACGACGCGCCGGTGTTCGCCGCCTTCCTCGCGGACTGCCGCGCGTACATGTCGCCCCCGGCGCCGGACACCTACGCGGGCAACTGCGTCGCGCTCTGCATGGCCTCGCTGAGCGGGTCGGAGCTCGCGGGGCCTGACGGGCCCGCCCGGGCACTCGTGGCCGTCAGGGAGGCCGTCGCGGAGGCGAAGCGCGACCCGCTCCGCGACCTCGCCCGGTGGCGCACCAAGTTCGCGGCCATCCCGCCGGGCCGCGCGGTCATCCTGGCGGGGTCGCCCTGGTTCCCCGCGTACGGGGTGGACTTCGGGTTCGGGAGGCcggcgagggtggagctggcgtCCATGAACCACGACGGCGAGGTGGTGCTCGTCGCCGGGAGGGAGGCCGGCTCGGTGCAGGCGTCGGTGTCGATTGCCGCGGGGAAGATGCAGGCGTTCCGCGACGTGTTCATGGCGGAATGA